Proteins encoded in a region of the Candidatus Brocadia sp. genome:
- a CDS encoding DUF2399 domain-containing protein, which produces MITPKEIQEQCLGWWKGVLLSSSNSTSYFPREINRIGKVSSKDILSNLSTYKNSIHLLQSHSRENNKYGYKLVLEDRQFDKIGKQQVPEKIIIESIDDYLRITGKQKEYETFQKNYSLVIQELPMLLEWIKANPTRLIEHDTWFDTLKVCKYFLANPKPGLYIRQLPIDIHTKYISENESVIQSVLEFMIPEQINQNEKKFEKRFNLKYSEPLIRIRFLDNRLSPIESATDISLTLSEFNNFNSHCDNIFVAENLMNFLTLPCLPKTIAIWSGGGFNVSYLKDIDWLKSKQFYYWGDIDAPGFQILNQFRTYFTNTIAVMMDDETLASFKSGEGRPATNQTLQRLTKTELNLYNHLRQNNIRLEQEKITQTFAEKKIKKLFQEHPSYYDK; this is translated from the coding sequence ATGATAACTCCAAAGGAAATACAAGAACAATGCTTAGGTTGGTGGAAAGGTGTTTTGCTCTCTTCCAGTAACTCTACATCATATTTTCCGAGGGAAATAAACAGGATTGGCAAAGTAAGTTCAAAAGATATTTTGAGCAACCTTTCCACTTACAAAAATTCCATTCATTTACTGCAAAGCCATTCAAGAGAAAATAATAAATATGGTTACAAATTGGTTTTGGAAGATAGACAATTTGATAAAATCGGCAAGCAGCAAGTTCCTGAAAAAATTATTATAGAAAGCATTGATGATTATTTGCGAATAACAGGAAAGCAAAAGGAGTATGAAACATTTCAAAAAAATTACTCACTGGTAATTCAAGAATTGCCGATGCTTCTCGAATGGATAAAAGCAAATCCTACAAGGTTGATTGAACATGACACTTGGTTTGATACCTTGAAAGTTTGCAAATATTTTTTGGCAAATCCGAAACCTGGCTTATACATCAGGCAACTGCCAATTGACATTCACACCAAATATATTTCTGAAAATGAAAGTGTGATTCAATCGGTTTTGGAATTTATGATTCCAGAGCAAATCAATCAAAACGAAAAGAAATTTGAAAAGCGTTTCAATCTGAAATATTCAGAGCCATTAATTAGAATTAGATTTTTGGACAACCGTCTTTCTCCAATTGAATCAGCAACAGACATTTCATTAACGCTTTCGGAGTTCAACAATTTTAATTCTCATTGCGACAACATTTTTGTTGCAGAGAACCTGATGAATTTTCTTACACTTCCCTGCCTGCCAAAGACAATTGCAATTTGGAGTGGCGGGGGTTTTAATGTGAGTTACCTGAAAGACATTGATTGGTTAAAGAGCAAACAATTTTACTATTGGGGAGATATAGATGCGCCGGGGTTTCAAATCCTCAATCAGTTCAGGACATATTTCACAAACACAATTGCGGTTATGATGGACGATGAAACTTTGGCAAGTTTCAAAAGCGGAGAAGGCAGACCGGCAACGAACCAAACTTTGCAACGACTTACAAAAACAGAATTAAACCTTTACAATCATTTGCGACAAAACAATATCAGATTAGAACAAGAAAAAATTACACAGACATTTGCAGAGAAGAAAATTAAGAAATTGTTTCAGGAACATCCGAGCTATTATGACAAATAG
- a CDS encoding lipid-A-disaccharide synthase has protein sequence MSDICKIFISAGESSGDIHGANLMRCLMKKNPSLKFYGLGKENMKRAGLHCLHDMSTKSLMWLHVLKELTTFLQMKRDCIRFFQEERPHAVILIDYCGFNFHLARAAKKLRIPVIYYICPQLWAHAPWRVKKMKKLVDKLIVVYPFEKPFYESAGIPVTYVGHPLFDEISKEGIDEGIVSELKKQGETIVSFLPGSRKQEIVRILPLLLQSAARIQQTVPSAKFLVSCSDEQHLDLVQNITRESGVKCKIMVGNVHEVIKASDLCIAGAGTITLQIAYYLKPMIIVYKISPFAYFIARPFLTTPYIGLVNTLAHKMIVPELLMCRKNSTWLANQAIQLLSDNQKRQICIQELTGLIDRIGKPGASERAADEILNLLNLYL, from the coding sequence ATGTCTGATATTTGCAAAATATTTATCAGTGCAGGCGAATCATCAGGAGATATCCATGGCGCAAACCTCATGCGCTGCCTGATGAAAAAAAATCCCTCTCTGAAATTTTACGGACTCGGAAAAGAAAATATGAAACGGGCAGGTTTGCACTGCCTCCACGATATGTCTACAAAATCCTTAATGTGGCTCCATGTCTTAAAGGAGTTAACAACCTTCCTGCAAATGAAAAGAGATTGCATCCGCTTCTTTCAAGAAGAAAGGCCCCATGCCGTCATCCTGATCGATTACTGCGGCTTCAATTTCCATCTGGCCAGGGCGGCGAAAAAACTGAGGATTCCCGTTATTTATTATATTTGTCCCCAGCTCTGGGCACATGCGCCATGGCGTGTAAAAAAGATGAAGAAGCTGGTCGACAAACTGATAGTCGTTTATCCTTTTGAAAAACCCTTTTACGAAAGTGCGGGTATTCCTGTTACTTACGTGGGGCATCCATTATTCGATGAGATTTCCAAAGAGGGCATTGACGAAGGCATTGTTTCGGAACTAAAAAAACAAGGGGAAACCATAGTCTCCTTTCTTCCTGGCAGTCGCAAACAGGAAATTGTTCGCATACTGCCGCTGTTACTGCAATCTGCGGCACGGATACAGCAAACAGTCCCTTCCGCAAAATTTCTCGTCTCCTGCAGTGATGAACAACACCTTGATCTCGTGCAAAACATTACAAGAGAGTCGGGAGTCAAGTGTAAGATTATGGTAGGAAACGTCCATGAAGTGATCAAGGCCTCCGATCTTTGCATCGCTGGTGCAGGTACGATTACATTACAGATCGCTTACTATCTCAAACCGATGATCATTGTTTACAAAATATCTCCCTTCGCCTATTTTATAGCCAGGCCCTTCCTTACCACTCCTTATATTGGCCTTGTGAATACCCTCGCCCACAAGATGATTGTCCCGGAACTCCTTATGTGCAGAAAGAATTCCACCTGGTTGGCAAACCAGGCGATACAATTACTCAGTGATAATCAAAAAAGGCAGATCTGTATACAAGAATTAACCGGCTTAATTGACAGGATTGGAAAGCCCGGGGCGTCTGAACGTGCAGCGGATGAGATACTCAATTTACTGAATTTATATTTGTAG
- a CDS encoding formate/nitrite transporter family protein gives MAENNVPKTIQVIDIDAYSPPQIASRIDKVATVKARLSFAQTFVLGILAGVYIGIGAQFATMVTCDSTLHYGLTSLIAGIVFSLGLMLVVIGGSELFTGNCLIIMGYVSKRITTRELLNNWIISFLGNLVGSLTMVCWMYKTHQWEFFHNMVGAKALLIAHTKVNLTFKTALARGVLCNSMVCLAVWLCFSGRSVADKVLSIVFPIGGFVASGFEHCVANMYFIPIGVVLRKNPDIVAAAEKMAGKTLDLSQLTWSGFFVNNLLPVTLGNIVGGVILVGIVFWFVYLRPHISLAFSVKQDFFHK, from the coding sequence ATGGCAGAAAATAACGTTCCAAAAACTATCCAGGTTATAGATATAGATGCCTATTCACCCCCGCAAATTGCCTCCCGAATCGACAAGGTTGCTACCGTAAAGGCAAGATTGAGCTTTGCACAGACCTTTGTCCTGGGCATTTTGGCCGGGGTTTATATTGGCATCGGTGCACAATTTGCCACCATGGTAACATGCGACTCTACCCTGCACTACGGACTTACTTCACTCATTGCAGGCATTGTATTCTCTCTTGGACTTATGCTTGTTGTCATTGGTGGTTCAGAACTCTTTACCGGCAACTGCCTGATTATCATGGGCTATGTTAGTAAAAGGATTACAACACGTGAACTACTGAATAACTGGATCATTTCATTTCTTGGTAATTTAGTCGGCAGCTTAACAATGGTCTGCTGGATGTATAAGACACATCAATGGGAATTTTTTCATAATATGGTTGGCGCGAAGGCGCTGTTAATTGCCCATACCAAGGTTAATCTCACTTTTAAGACGGCTTTGGCGCGGGGCGTCCTCTGTAATTCAATGGTATGCCTTGCCGTCTGGTTATGTTTTAGCGGGAGGAGCGTGGCAGACAAAGTTCTTTCCATTGTTTTTCCCATAGGCGGATTCGTTGCCAGCGGATTCGAACACTGTGTGGCAAACATGTATTTTATCCCCATCGGGGTAGTGCTCCGGAAAAATCCAGACATCGTTGCAGCCGCAGAAAAAATGGCAGGGAAAACATTAGACCTCTCGCAACTTACCTGGAGTGGGTTTTTTGTAAACAATCTTTTGCCGGTTACTCTGGGGAATATTGTCGGTGGCGTTATTCTCGTGGGTATCGTATTCTGGTTTGTTTATCTGCGACCACACATTAGCCTGGCCTTTAGTGTGAAACAGGACTTTTTCCATAAATAG